TGGCAAGCGCAACAAGCAGTGTAAAGCACGTGGGAGATGGCGAGTCTTAATCTGTAAATCGGTATCGAAGCGTTTCGGTACCGATTTCCTGTTCTATGGCACCAATGTCTGAGAAAAAGCGGAATCCAATGGCTCCAATTTCTCAATAACATCAGCAGAAAATCATAGACTAATGCTACAATAGCAAGTAATTTGAGTCTATTTTCCCAGAACCAAAGCCTGGGTGACTCCATACCCAATTCGGCTTTACTACATCTAAAGGTTTGCTCTATATTCCAGCGATGCATATAAGAATGACACATCTCCCAAGCCAATCGAGTATTGGTAATGGCAATGGAGGTTAGCAGATACATAGGGGGCTGTAAACTTTTTTTGTCACGTACGATAATGAGCCATAGGGATTTATCTTTGAAATCAGCGTGAGTGACCTGTGTGTAAGCGATCGTGACATACTTACTGATTTTGCGTTGGTTATCACGAAGCATTTTACGCCCCACTGCTTTGAAAGAGCGAGCTAATAAATGAGTCTGTTTGGTTCCTTTTTCAGAATGGCATAATAGATGTGTTTTCTTCCAACGAACTAAAAAGTCCTGTTTAAACTCATTCATCCATTCAATCGTCCAGGCATTGGCATAACCTCGGTCTAACACATGCAGAACGCTGCTTCCAATGGTTTTATGGAGCTTTTTGAGCATCCGAAAGATAATGTTGGTCCCTACTTCCTGATATTTACCCCTTGATGTCCACCAACTCATCTGACATACACTTGGAGTTTGTCCCAAAGCTGACAAAAGGGTAGCTGTCCAATGAAAGCCGGGCACACAAATGCGTTGAGTAGGTGGCTTATAAAAGCCTTTTCTTATTTTGGTCAATCGTTTGCCTTTACTGCTTTCCACACTGCATAAGCCTTCCAAAAACCATGATTCACTCTTTTCAATCTTACTCTCATCCCACAGCAGTAAAGGACGTTGACCATTGGATTGTAAGGACTTAATTCGCTCACGGCTACGTTCAAAGAAAAAGTCATCAATCAATGTGGAAGACCATTTTTACATCGAAGTAAATTGCTGATACGCTTCGTACCCGCCGGGGCGTGCGATAATCCACAAATATACCCGCCTAACTCGCTCAATAACAGCCCCATCCTGTTGTGACGAAACACCAATATCGCCATAAATAAGTCATAGAATGTACTCACCAAACGAGTATCAATCAGGGCATCTAAGCGAAGTTGAAGTGGGTGAAGATACCGATGCCCCCGTTCTAAAATGAAGTCTGAAGCTCTTGACTTTGAAGCGTTTTTATCCTTGTTTTGCAGTATTGTTCTGAACATAAAAAGACCTCCCTGTTTTTGAGTTTGTAGTGACTCTCAAAATTACAAGGAGGTTCTTTTTTACCCTAAACTTCGGGATGACTCATGTTTAAGGAAAAGAACATATACCTCAGTAGCTCACCTGCGATAAGGGGTTGTACATACACTTGTAAATACAATCAGGTAAAAAGCAAGGGTTGATAGGGGATTTGTATGATAGAGATTGTATTTGTACAATAAATTGCCTGCTAACGGTTGATCAACGGGAGCCCATTAATTTCAAAAATAATGCACCTGTTTGTGTCAATTTAAGACTTTGATCAGGGTGATTAGGTTTATCGGGCATGGTTCTTACCAGTAACTTATCATTTAAAAGTACCTTAATAACTTTACTTAATTGGCCTGATATTTCTTTTTGACCCAGCGCTTCTGATATTGCTTTAGTAGTTAATGTTTTTTCTCCTATTGTCTTTAAAACCAAACTGTATAACGTATTCTGCTGCAACTCCTGCTGTAACTTCTGCTGCAACTCCTGCTGCAACTCCTGCTGTGGCAGTAGTATAAAGTCTCTTTTACTGAACTGTACCTGAAATTGCAGCCCTTTTTCAGACCATCTGAATTCAATGTCGGGATATGCTTTCATCTCATCAGCAATAAGCTTCAAGCCGTTTCCCCATTGGTCAATAATTCCCATTTTCTTAAAAATAGGAGCAATGACTTTATTACGAATATCTGATTGGCGGGCTTCCAAATCGGAAAAATCAATTGAAGGCATCAATTTACCGGGGCTGGTTATTTCGACCATATCATCATAAATAGCTACTTTGATGTCTTTTCCCGTTAAAGAATAGTCACGATGCACTACGGCATTTCTGATTGCTTCTCGGATAGCAACTACCGGGTATTCCCAACGGCCTTGCGTATAAACTCCCTTCACCGTAGCCCCTTTGTTAATGTGCCGAAGGATAAATTCGTAAGCCGCTTCGGCCTGAATCGCAATTCCTTCATCCAATGTTTTTTGATCAATAAACTCCTCAGAGGTAGTCCCCTTAAAGCGAGCACATTCTATTTTGGCGTATGGAAAAAACTCTTTTCGGGAAGCATAGTCTGAGAAAAGTACAAAAGCGTTGGTTGGTAGCCATTTGCCATGATATTCTTTGAGTAATCCCAGTTTTTTTAGGGCTATTTCATCCAAGGTTTCGTTGGTCTTTTCTCTAAAAAAAGCCTTGAATGGTTCAATAGAAAAATCAGATGGAGTTAAATCATGAATTAACTCACTATCAAATGAAATATTTCTTTTTTGCCTTTCAAGTTCAGCGATAATTTCAGCATCAGCTTGTCGATTACTGGATCCTACCCTGATATATGTACCCTCTAATTTCCCTTTTATTTTGAGATAATAAGGAAAATTGCTTCCTCTGAAAACTTGTATGCGAATAAAATGAATACCTTCATCGCCATGAAAAGAAATATCAGGCACGATAACAGGGTAACAATGATCGTGGATTAGGTTGCTGATTCTTTCTTCCACATTCATCAACTCCTCTTCGGGAATGCCTATCAATTCCCTTGGTTCGTTACGTATACCGATAAATATTTCACCACCGGCGTCGTTAGCAAAAGCCACAATAGTTTTAGCCAAATCGGAAACTGTAGGTAATACTTCTTTAAATTCCAATCTGCGACCTTCCGGCTGCTGTATGATTTCTTTAATTTTCATTTAATATTATATCTTCTTTCCGGGGTATTTCTAAGGTAGGTATTTTAGCAGGCGTTGCGCCATGTAATTCCTCTCGGGAATTGGCAAATATAGAATTAAATCTAATGCTTATATATAGGTTGTCATGCGGGGAGATTGTCTATACACCTGTCTATACACGGCTATTTTAATCCGGAAATATACTTCTTTGAAAACCAAAAACCCACGTTACAAGCCTGTAACGCGGGTTTTTAAGAAAATAACATATATCTCTACACGTCAGGACATGTACACACATTTGTGTAGACAATCAGGCCGCCAACAGGGTTTCTTCTGATTTTGAAGGGGAATATTGGATGATTTTTGGCCGCAACTTCATTGTTGTGGTCCATCTCCAGAAGACAAAGGCTGCAACTGCCAAACCCATTCCCACTAACCATAGCCAATTTCGTTTTAAGAAATCCATAATGTGTTGGCGGGTAATGGGCTCTTCAACAGTTTCGGGCGTTACGTGCGCCTGTAATACAACGGGAGAGATTGAGACCGTTGCTTCTTCTGTTTCCGAAGTTGCTTCCACTATTTCTACCGCAGCACTCTTGGCCAGTAATTCAATCAGATCGGACTTAGAACAGATTTTTTTACCCTCAATAGTATGACCCTTGATGTTTTTGAAGAGTGTGGTAAAGGTTTCATTTTTTTCATACCCTTCCAGCAGGTAACGGAGTTGCTTTAGTTGTGCTTCCTGCTCCTGAATTATTTCCCTGTCCAGGGCAGCGGCCTGTACCTGACCGGTCAACTCTTTAAAGCCGACAATGGCTTTGCGGATAAACTCGCTTTCCTTGAGGTGTAACTCCTGAGCGAGATCTTTAAGGAGTTGTTTAGTGGAATCATCCACTCGAAAATTGATAGTTTGATCTTTAGTATTCATGCTGTTAAATGGTTTAAGAATATATATGCAAAATTAATTAAATAATGCTAATGCAGGCTTTAATGCGTGGTTTATATGTCATTTTACCGTTTTAGGGTATTTTTTAAGGATGTTCCAAAGCCGATAGTTCAGTTACTTAAAAATGGCAGTGTTTTAGGGTTAAAAATTGTACATATTTCAGATGAGGTAAAAAGAAAATGACGATAAAAAAAAGTTGCGATAGGGCATAATTGGCTGTTGTATTACAACACAACAACACCGAGCTTAAAAATTTGATAATCAATTAGTTGTAAAATTATTTTTGTTGTAAATCTGTTGTAAATGCCTACAACAGTTACAACAGCATTCAAAACAAATTTTACAACACTACAACAGATTTACAACAACTTTACAACAACAATATTTAATATAAAAAATTAATAATCAATTACTTATCTACTGTTGTTGTAATGTTGTAAGAAAAATGGCCATTTTTTTTAAATTAAAAATTTTTGGGTTGTCTGTTGATAAGATCTAAATCGTATTTTGATTTTATATATTCGTAAGTTATTGAAAGAGAATTTGTTACTGCTTGTGTTGGTGCCTTGTTTTCGTTTTTTTCGGGTTGACGGAAACGAATTGTCTTTATGACCTCTTTTTCGGTTCTTGGAGCCTCCATTTGCAGAATTTCCTGAAAAATGCTGTCTCTATCGGGTGCTTCTTTGTAATAAATTCGACGATATTTCTCCATGAAAATTGTATAAATCAAAGGTGTACGAAGATAAAGAAGCGGGCCGTCAAACCTAAAATGAATCCCTTCATGAATTAGATGTTGGTCAAACATCACTTGCAGCGTACCAAAAAATTCAGAGAGCATTGAAGTGTCATTCTGAATGTTATGTTGGCGGCTTATGTATTTTCTTCCGATCTCGGTAAACTCGTCCAATATGTCTTCTCTATCAGTGTACTCACAAAGCGCTATATGCCCTTCGCAAGTCAAAACAAAAGCACAGGCCATCGTTAGAGCCATGTTGGCAAACAGACGTTCAGGCAGTCGTTCATTGATGAAACATGCTTTCAGTCGATTATACAGGGTTGTATACGCAGCGGAATAAGATTCTTTAATCAATGCCCTGTGTTTCAGTAATTCAACCGTGATCATTCCCAGACCATTTTCCTGAAGCTCAGATAACCGGGTGAAAGCGATAATTTGATTTTTTGTTTTTTGTTGTGATTCGATGGGGATAAAAAGGCAGCGGGAAAAAAAGATGGGATTTTGAGGGAGGTAGTTGCTGGTCAGCATTAAAGCGGAATGAATATCAATACTCTCCGTATCTGTTTTATTACGGCTGTTTTCCGCCGTTTTATGGTAGCCTGTATTGTCATAGGCCGCCTGTAATAATCCTTCCTGAGGCAGGTTATTCACAAATTCATCCATCCACAGGCAGGTGTTGGACGATTGGCTCATGAGTTTTATCAGCGCTGCATCGGTATTTTTAGATTTAAGATTAATATCGTCCTGCTTAAAACCAAAAAGATACGTCAGGCTTCGGATGATGCTGCTCTTACCTGTACCGGCGGGGCCCTTCGCATAAAGTATAGGAGAGAAACCGTTTTGATACACTGCAATGTCCCTAAAGAGCGACATAATATAAAAACATGCCGGTAGAAATGCATTCTCCTTTAAGTGTGCGCCCAGGAAGAGATTAAACCAATCATTGAACTTAATCGGATGGTCCGACAGCGTAAAACGATGCCTTTTGTTAGTATTGGTGCGTGGAATTGAAATACACCAATCCTGATATGACACAATACCAAACTCGTCAGGACTGATGATCTGTCCCAGTGGCGTTACGGCATGGTTGGCAAACAAAAACAATTCTGATTCAGGATGAAGGCCAAACCGATTAATTTTAACGGCTTTGGAGAAGTCTTTTAAGGCGAAGAGATGGGCATGAATTTCTGATAAATGATCGTCATTGGCTTTAAAACTGAGCTGTTTTGCCGTAATCAGGTTTTTCATTCGTTTGGACGAGCAAAAATCGTCGTGCTCCACTTCCAAAAAAACGGTATCCCCATTTTTGGGGCGCAGCTCCAATACCCAAGTAATCAATTGATTTTCATCCTCAGTGCAGTATTTAATGAATAAGTGAAAATTGGCAACATTCTCCCAATTTTTCTTTCCTAACACCCAAATAGTTCCATCCTTTCGATAATCAACCGTACTGTATTGGTGTCGATTTGGTGTATAAATATCCGGCTTTGGCTTTCCCCGTGTTAATCGTGCCCCAGAGAGAATATCGGGCCGCAGTTTGTCACCAATAGCGTCGGCAATGTCATAACCGTCATTTTGTTCGGGAAACAGGTCAATGACCTCAAAATCAATTCCGTGTTTCTCTAAGTTTTTGATACTTGAAGCATCCTGTCTGCCGGCCTTATCAGCATCGCACAGCCATATTACTTTTCGCCCTTTTAATGGATTAATTTTGGTATCTGTCAAGCCGTTGGCGGAACCGCAGGCCACCCAATCAAATTGAGGGTAGAAAAACGATGCGATAACCTTGGTTTTTTCCGATTCTACCACAATGACCGTCTTTTGCTTTTCGGGGTCTAATAAGTCTTCTCCATAGAGGCACATGCCATACTTTTTGCCATCGGGAGGTTGTTTTAATGAATGACTGGTAAAAGCCTTATCACGGTGTCCATCGGATTTGTAGAGTATCCATTTGGCATTTACTATTTCCTTTTTCTCGTTTTTAAGCAGGAAGACGGTCTTGCCTTTCTGATCGGTGCCTACACTGTGTTTTGATAGGTGCTTTTTGGTGATTCCCAGTGATTGACAGTAGACATGGAGTGCGCTTTCCTGATTCTCATTCCATGTCTTGTATTGCTCCTGTTTGTAAACATCAGGTAATAGTGTTGAGGAGTCTGAGCCGACATTTACCGATGAAATGGTAGTTGAAAACGACGGTAAATTAGGCTTAGCATGGTGCCCACAGCTATTGGCTCTTTCACACTTTCCGAATTCTTCACTGAGTCGGACACCGTCTTTTTCATAATAGCGAAAACTTTTAGGGTCACCGCAGGAAGGGCATTTGCCTTTCTTTTTAGGGTGTTTTTCAAATTGGTAGGGCATTGTTGACATCGCTTTATGGGGTAAAATTTAGGCAATAGTGTAGCCACCGTAGGTTTTCTACAGATGTGCAATTGCTGGAAGAAGGGATGATTAATTGATAGGGAAGTAGTGCTCCCTGAGGTGAGGATGATTAAAAAAAGTCTTCGGGAAATAGCTTATTTAGATCAGAAGCATACACGAATACCATTCCGCCGATCTTAACGGTTCTGAACATGCCGGCTCTTTTAAACTGCTCAAATTTGGACCTCGACCAACCCATTCTTTTGCATACTTCTGCGGGTCGTAATTTTTCAGGTGCGACAGATGTTTCCTGTCGATTTTCGAGCAATCGGGTGATCCGATCAAAGTGTTGAGTCATTTCTAACATCAAGGTGGAGTAGTCTACAGCCTGAAGACCGGGGTCGAGTTTTGGATTTTGTTTCATGGTAATGCGTGTTGAAAAAATCTGTTATTATTTACAATGCAATACTACAAAAAAATGTTGAAATCATTCAAACATAGCATCAAAAAAAGAGGGTTCCCTCTGAAATTTTATGAAAACGATTAATTAAAATTAAAGTTAGAGGGGTAGGGATGTTCATTCATTAACGTCTGAATATCGTCTATAATTTTGATATACAGTGAGTTGTGGGTTGGATTTGACTCAATGAAGGCTTTTTTGAAATCTCCATGTGTTAAATCAAACATTGAAGCTCCCAAGCGATTGTATTCTGCATTAGTATTCTTGAAGTTGACATAATGCACTTTCCAGGTCCAAATTTCGTCAGCATATTTTTCTTTAAATTTACTTAATGAAGGAATGGTTTTGGAATAATAGGTAAGCAACTCCAATGGGCTTACTTTGTGAATACCCTGAATGGCTTCGTCAAGCAGGGAGGTATCTTCATCAGGGAATTCCTTAGCCAAGTAGGTTTTCATACTTTGGTTTAAAAGTTTGTTTACTATAGTATCCAACTCATAATCCTCATATTTAAATCCTTCCAACAGTTTATTGACATCAAATTCTTCCATAGTTGTCCAGGGCCTGTTTTCCTTCACAAAGCTTGTATAGGCACGGCTTATATGATCCATCAGAAACATTCTCTCTCGATCAAGCAATTTTTGCAGGTCTTCGCTAAGCGTATTTAACTCATTGACAGTACACCATAAGTTAGTGGCACTTTTAATTTTAGCGGTCAGCCGGTTAAAGGTGATACGAACGTATAACGCATGTCGCCACAAATTTGGGTCTTTCTCTGTTTCATCATTGTCAACAACGGGACGTATGTACAAATTCAGGTAATGTTTAACGGTAATTTTTTTATCCGTAAAATTCACCAGATTAATCTTGTCCTGACTCATTTCCTCCGTCATTGGAAGGTGAGCTGTTTTGTTTAAAGATTTTTTTGAGGGCTTCATTTTGAACTTGTTCTATTGCATGAACATACTTATCTGTTTGCTCCCGTTTGCTGTGCTGAAGTTGTAACTGAACCAGTTTAGCATCTCCCGACAGCATGTAAAGATTTGTTCCAAAGGTATCTCTTGATGCTTTAAAATACAATTTTGGGTCAACATCCGCCATAACTGCAATAATTTTCAACAGCTTATTTACTTTTTGGCTGGACATCCCTTTGAAAATCCTTACTTTATTTCTTTGAGGAAGGTATTTTGTGATTATTTGAGCGGGTGCACCGTCAAACAAAAGAGATAGTGACTTATGATCCCACTTGCCGGTTTTTATGGCTTGATATTTTAAGCTCATCCCTGATTCCGTAAAATGAATTTTTTCTCTGGTAAGAGCGTAGGTGTCACAATGCCTCAAGCCTGTATAACATCCGAAAAGAAACATATCCCTAGCCATTTCCATTTCTTTCTGGTTAGAAGTGAATTCAAGTGCTTCCAAACGTTTTCGTTCTTCAGGAAGCAAAAAAATGGCAACTGTAGGTTCAGTGATTAACTTGAACTTTTTGTAGGGATTCTTTCCTTCAGGAATTAAGTCATGTACAATAGCTAAGTTGATGTATTTACGCAGATGACGATGGTATTTCTCAATGGTATTAGTATGTTTTGTCTTAGTAGAATTGACATGGATTACTTGATTTCGTAGGAAAATATCAAACTCCTGTAAGAACGAATAAGTCAACTCTTCAAACTCTACCTGTTTTTTAAACAAACACAGATTATTGAAGGTAACAGTGTGAGTAACAATTGTTGCTTTACTCAACTGAGGTTGTTTTGTGAGCTGCTGGCGATAAAAATCTGTAAAATTCAACTTTTCAACCTTTTTAACCGGTTTTAAGGATTCAAGAAAATTATCAAAGTCGGAGAGCTGAAATGGCTTATCAATATTCTGTCGGCTCATTTCAAAGTTTTCAAGCTTAGTGATTTCAGCTCGGATCAATCTGGCAGTGTAAGGGTCCTTGGCATTATTTTCTTTTTTGTCCCACTCTTTCTCTGTTAAGTAAAATTGAGTTGAGAAATAGCGTCTTGCTCCGTTTAGGTACGCTTGGATTTGAACCAAAGCCTTTCCTTTTTTTTCCAATTCTTTTTTTCGATTGAACACCAATTTGTAGGCTACTTTCATTTGTTTGTGTTTTAGTGACAGCACAAACATAGAGATTTGATACCGTGAAAAAATGGGTATCAAACGGGTAGCAAAAAATCTGCTATGATATGGTAAAACATAGTAAACGGAAGGACGAAAATTTTCAAAATAGAGGTTTGGGAATTTGAACAGATTTGTGATTCCAATAGGTGAAGTTTTTGATACCCGTACAATTTTAATCAAAACGGGTATCAAAAATAAGCAATGTGATTTTTTAAAAAAGTGCCCTAGAAGCGTCAGAAAGGGCATAAAACAAAATAAGCTCAGATTTCTCTGAGCTTCCAAGCGGTCCGGACGGGACTCGAACCCGCGACCCCCTGCGTGACAGGCAGGTATTCTAACCAGCTGAACTACCGAACCAACTTTTACTTTTTGCGTTTTGGTTTCTGCTAAAAGTGGTGCAAAAGTAGTATTTTTAGCTTTCAATGCAATACATTTACCAAATAAAATAAGGCTTTTTTTTACGAAACACCTTAGTTTTTGCCTGAAAAATCTCATTTCTAAAGAGTTACAAAATCATAAAAAATGACGCTTGTCAAAGATATTGCCCGTTATTTAGAACAAATCGCCCCGCTTTCGTATCAGGAATCGTACGATAATGCGGGGTTGATCGTCGGAAATCCGCAAATGACCGTGACCGGTGTATTGGTAACGCTGGATTCGACGGAAGCGGTGGTGGAAGAGGCCGTGGCTAAAGGGTGCAATCTGATCGTGGCGCATCACCCGATTGTCTTTAAAGGACTCAAAAAATTGACCGGACGCAATTACGTGGAACGAACAATCATCAAAGCCATCAAACATGACATTGCCATTTATGCCATCCATACCAATTTAGACCACGTGGCCGGGGGCGTAAATTCCATGATCGCCGAGCGACTCGGGTTACAAAACGTCCGAATATTGGCTCCGAAATCGGATGTACTTTTAAAATTGGTTAGTTTTGTTCCCGAAGGAGCTACCCAAAAGGTATTGGATGCGCTTTATGAAGCGGGCGCAGGGGCCATCGGCAATTACGATCATTGCAGTTTTCGGGTAAACGGTACCGGTACGTTTCGGCCCAATGAAGCGGCGCAGCCGTATATCGGAAGTGCGGAGATCGACGAATCGGTGACTGAAAATCGCATTGAGGTACTTTTTCCGGCACACATGGAGGGAAAAGTGCTGGATACGCTTAAAAAAGCACATCCGTACGAAGAAGTAGCGTATTATATTTCGACCCTGCGAAATCAGCATCAGGAAGTGGGAGCGGGGGCCGTGGGTGAATTGCCGAAAGCGATGACAGGCGAGGCGTTTTTGACGTACTTGAAAGACAGCATGGGCCTGAAAATGATCCGACATACGGCATTGGTGAGCGATACTGTCCAAAAAGTGGCCGTGTGTGGCGGAGCCGGCGGGTTTCTGCTTCCGGATGCCATCGGTGCCCAAGCGGATGTCTTTGTGACGGCCGATTATAAGTACCACGAATTTTTTGATGCCGACGGTCGCATTCTTATCTGCGATATCGGGCATTATGAAAGTGAAGTTTACACAAAAGAATTATTACAACGATATTTGTCGAAAAAATTCGTTAATTTTGCGACAATTTTGTCGGAAACTAATACAAATCCGGTCTTTTACCGCTCTTGAGTAAAAGACTGAAAATCGAAAATTGTAAATCGTAAATACTGAATGGAACTGACAGTCGCGCAGAAACTGGACTTGCTCCTTAAATTGCAAGAAATTGACTCTCAATTAGATGACATCAAAAAAATCCGCGGCGACTTGCCCGAAGAAGTAAGAGATTTAGAAGATGACATTGCAGGATTTGAAACCCGCATCGGGAAGTTCAACAGCGAAATCAGCGCTCTTGAAGATGAAATCAGTCGTTACAAAGCCGCCAAGAAAGATGCGGAAAAACTGATCGCCCGCTATAAGGAGCAGCAGATGAACGTTCGTAATAACCGTGAATACGACGCTATCACCAAAGAAATGGAACTTCAATCCCTCGAAATCGAGCTTGCCGAGAAAAAATCGCGTGAGGCTGATTACAAGGTGAAGGCCAAAAAAGAAGAAATCAGCGCTACAGACGCTCTCCTCAAAGAACGTCGTGAAGACTTGAAAGCCAAGAAGCAGGAATTGGACGTGATCACGTCGGAAAGCCATGAAGACGAGAAGAAGCTGTTGGAAAAACGCGATCTCCAGGCTACGAAAGTAGAAGACCGTCTGTATAAATCCTATACAAAGATCCGAAACAACTCCGGTAACGGCCTTGGTGTCGTAACGGTACGTCGCGGTGCGTGCGGCGGTTGTTTCAACGTCGTGCCTCCTCAGCGTCAGGCCGATATTCGTGAAAAGAAAAAAATCATCGTTTGCGAACACTGCGGACGTATTTTTGCCGATGTAGATACTGAATATAAGTAATTGACGATGATGCATTTCCGTTGTGAAAAGCATTCGCATTGATACAACAAAAAAGCTGCACAGTCATTGTGCAGCTTTTTTGTTGGGACCAAGTGTCGGTTGAGCAATCGAAGCGTATCTAGGCTTTCTCGGGAGTTTTTTCGAGCGTGAATTGCCAGAGCCAGGCAAACAGAATGACCAAAATACAGCCCACGACGTTGAGCCATAAGAACGCCATGACGTCAGACCACCAGCATACAACGACACCGATCTCAGCCAATACCGCTCCCCAAAAGGTGGCTTTCCCGCCCAGATTTTTGAAGTAAAAAGCCACCAGAAAAATTCCCAGAATAACCCCGTAAAACAAAGAACCAAGGATGTTTACGGCTTCGATCATGCTTCCGAGCTTGCTTGCGTACTGGGCAATCGCTACACAAAAGATACCCCAGCCGATGGTGGCGATTCGGGAGGCGGTCAGGTAATGCGCTTCGGAGCCTTCTTTACGGTACAGGCGCTTGTAAATATCCACAATACTCGTCGAAGCCAAAGAGCTGTAAGCCGCTGCAATGGAGCCCATCGAGGCGCTGAAAATAACCGCGATCAACAGCCCGATGAGTCCGATTGGTAAGCGATCCAGCACAAAGCGCAGGAAAACGTAATTGACGTCGCTGGTATCGGCCGTAGGGTTGTTCTTTTTGATAAGTGCCACGGTTTCACTCCTTATTTCTTTGGCGGTGCTTTCATTGGTTTGCAGCATCGACTTTTGGCGCGTTATTTCAGCCTCGTTTTCGCTGTCCATGGCTTTTGCCAAAGCGTTGACGGTTTGTTGGCGTTGAAGGGTTAACTGCTCATGTTTCTGCTCCAGTTTCTCATAATCGGCCGCATATACACTCGTTTTCAGTTTGTCGGTTTCGACTTTATTAAAAAACAACGGCGCAGGGTTGTATTGGTAATAGACAAATACCAGCACACCTACCAATAAAATCAAAAATTGCATCGGGATCTTAAGCAATCCATTCATCATCAGGCCTAAACGGCTTTGCCCGATGGATTCGCCCGTCAGATAGCGGCCTACCTGCGACTGATCGGTGCCAAAATACGACAATTGAAGGAAAAATCCGCCGATGATGCCCGACCAGATATTATAGCGGCTATTGGGGTCAAAGTGAAAATCAATGGTGTTCATGCGACCGGCTTTGCCGGCTATTTTGAGGGCA
Above is a window of Runella slithyformis DSM 19594 DNA encoding:
- a CDS encoding transposase; this translates as MIDDFFFERSRERIKSLQSNGQRPLLLWDESKIEKSESWFLEGLCSVESSKGKRLTKIRKGFYKPPTQRICVPGFHWTATLLSALGQTPSVCQMSWWTSRGKYQEVGTNIIFRMLKKLHKTIGSSVLHVLDRGYANAWTIEWMNEFKQDFLVRWKKTHLLCHSEKGTKQTHLLARSFKAVGRKMLRDNQRKISKYVTIAYTQVTHADFKDKSLWLIIVRDKKSLQPPMYLLTSIAITNTRLAWEMCHSYMHRWNIEQTFRCSKAELGMESPRLWFWENRLKLLAIVALVYDFLLMLLRNWSHWIPLFLRHWCHRTGNRYRNASIPIYRLRLAISHVLYTACCACQTSG
- a CDS encoding ATP-binding protein codes for the protein MKIKEIIQQPEGRRLEFKEVLPTVSDLAKTIVAFANDAGGEIFIGIRNEPRELIGIPEEELMNVEERISNLIHDHCYPVIVPDISFHGDEGIHFIRIQVFRGSNFPYYLKIKGKLEGTYIRVGSSNRQADAEIIAELERQKRNISFDSELIHDLTPSDFSIEPFKAFFREKTNETLDEIALKKLGLLKEYHGKWLPTNAFVLFSDYASRKEFFPYAKIECARFKGTTSEEFIDQKTLDEGIAIQAEAAYEFILRHINKGATVKGVYTQGRWEYPVVAIREAIRNAVVHRDYSLTGKDIKVAIYDDMVEITSPGKLMPSIDFSDLEARQSDIRNKVIAPIFKKMGIIDQWGNGLKLIADEMKAYPDIEFRWSEKGLQFQVQFSKRDFILLPQQELQQELQQKLQQELQQNTLYSLVLKTIGEKTLTTKAISEALGQKEISGQLSKVIKVLLNDKLLVRTMPDKPNHPDQSLKLTQTGALFLKLMGSR
- a CDS encoding CopG family transcriptional regulator is translated as MNTKDQTINFRVDDSTKQLLKDLAQELHLKESEFIRKAIVGFKELTGQVQAAALDREIIQEQEAQLKQLRYLLEGYEKNETFTTLFKNIKGHTIEGKKICSKSDLIELLAKSAAVEIVEATSETEEATVSISPVVLQAHVTPETVEEPITRQHIMDFLKRNWLWLVGMGLAVAAFVFWRWTTTMKLRPKIIQYSPSKSEETLLAA
- a CDS encoding DUF6371 domain-containing protein; amino-acid sequence: MPYQFEKHPKKKGKCPSCGDPKSFRYYEKDGVRLSEEFGKCERANSCGHHAKPNLPSFSTTISSVNVGSDSSTLLPDVYKQEQYKTWNENQESALHVYCQSLGITKKHLSKHSVGTDQKGKTVFLLKNEKKEIVNAKWILYKSDGHRDKAFTSHSLKQPPDGKKYGMCLYGEDLLDPEKQKTVIVVESEKTKVIASFFYPQFDWVACGSANGLTDTKINPLKGRKVIWLCDADKAGRQDASSIKNLEKHGIDFEVIDLFPEQNDGYDIADAIGDKLRPDILSGARLTRGKPKPDIYTPNRHQYSTVDYRKDGTIWVLGKKNWENVANFHLFIKYCTEDENQLITWVLELRPKNGDTVFLEVEHDDFCSSKRMKNLITAKQLSFKANDDHLSEIHAHLFALKDFSKAVKINRFGLHPESELFLFANHAVTPLGQIISPDEFGIVSYQDWCISIPRTNTNKRHRFTLSDHPIKFNDWFNLFLGAHLKENAFLPACFYIMSLFRDIAVYQNGFSPILYAKGPAGTGKSSIIRSLTYLFGFKQDDINLKSKNTDAALIKLMSQSSNTCLWMDEFVNNLPQEGLLQAAYDNTGYHKTAENSRNKTDTESIDIHSALMLTSNYLPQNPIFFSRCLFIPIESQQKTKNQIIAFTRLSELQENGLGMITVELLKHRALIKESYSAAYTTLYNRLKACFINERLPERLFANMALTMACAFVLTCEGHIALCEYTDREDILDEFTEIGRKYISRQHNIQNDTSMLSEFFGTLQVMFDQHLIHEGIHFRFDGPLLYLRTPLIYTIFMEKYRRIYYKEAPDRDSIFQEILQMEAPRTEKEVIKTIRFRQPEKNENKAPTQAVTNSLSITYEYIKSKYDLDLINRQPKNF
- a CDS encoding site-specific integrase, whose translation is MKVAYKLVFNRKKELEKKGKALVQIQAYLNGARRYFSTQFYLTEKEWDKKENNAKDPYTARLIRAEITKLENFEMSRQNIDKPFQLSDFDNFLESLKPVKKVEKLNFTDFYRQQLTKQPQLSKATIVTHTVTFNNLCLFKKQVEFEELTYSFLQEFDIFLRNQVIHVNSTKTKHTNTIEKYHRHLRKYINLAIVHDLIPEGKNPYKKFKLITEPTVAIFLLPEERKRLEALEFTSNQKEMEMARDMFLFGCYTGLRHCDTYALTREKIHFTESGMSLKYQAIKTGKWDHKSLSLLFDGAPAQIITKYLPQRNKVRIFKGMSSQKVNKLLKIIAVMADVDPKLYFKASRDTFGTNLYMLSGDAKLVQLQLQHSKREQTDKYVHAIEQVQNEALKKIFKQNSSPSNDGGNESGQD